In the Methanobacterium sp. genome, TGTATTAATATTTAAGTATAATTCAGATTAAACTAATAAAAAATGGATAATAGTACAGAGATTAGATGGAGGAGATAGATTGGCATTTAAATTAGTCATTTCAGAAGGAGAAAAAACTCATCAAATAGAGGTTGAACAGGCACAGTCAAAAAAATTACTCGGTTTAAAAATAGGGGAGGAAATTGAAGCTTCTTTAGTTGGTTTAACCGGATACAAGCTTAAAATCACAGGAGGAAGCGATAAAAATGGGTTCCCTATGAAAAAAGATGTGGATGGACCAAGAAGAATAAAAAGCCTTCTTTCTGGCGGTATTGGATTTAAACCAAAAATGGACGGACAGAGAAGGAGGAAAACTGTTCGTGGAAACACAGTATCTGATGATATAGTTCAAATTAACACAATTGTTACAGAAAAAGGGGCTAAAAGT is a window encoding:
- a CDS encoding 30S ribosomal protein S6e, which encodes MAFKLVISEGEKTHQIEVEQAQSKKLLGLKIGEEIEASLVGLTGYKLKITGGSDKNGFPMKKDVDGPRRIKSLLSGGIGFKPKMDGQRRRKTVRGNTVSDDIVQINTIVTEKGAKSIDELLGSKEAE